ATTGAATTCAAGAGTCCTCAAACTTCCTGGTCAAGATGGCCCCTATAGAGCTGGGGTCAGGAGCTTTAGGGGTGGTGGTCTCAGCTCAGTCTTAAAGCTGGGAGCAGAACTGGAATCCATGCAAATACAAATCCTGGCCCAAGGAGTGGGACTCCACTGGAGAAGGCCTCTACAAAGAGAGGAGGCAACTCAGACTCCGACTCCAGCCCCCAGCTCTGCCCATGGGCAGCCCAGCTCACCTCGGACATTGACGTCCAGGACCAGGTAGCCATTGGGGATGCCACCTTGAAGTCCCAAACCCAGCCTGTCCAGGTCTTTCTACTGCTGCCGGAAAAGCCAGTCCCGGATGGGGCTTTTACTCTCCTCCGTCTTCAGGTCCACAATGTGTGGCCCCAGAAGTTTCTGTACCTCAGCCACACTCAGCCCCTGCCAGAGCACAGGGTAGTCATCAGGGTCTCTAGGCCCTCAGAACATTGGAGGAGTAAACTACAGCCCTCAATACCTCGACCCCTATGTAGAAGGGGCCCTTCAGGAGGCCATACGTCTTCCAGAAGAGCCTGTCCAAACTCCTCCTCACAAGGTCCAACCTCTCCTCCTGAAGTCCTGTCTTTTGTCCCTCCTATACCTCTGCTTCACACGAGGCTCTCGTGAGGCTCTACCTGACAAAAGGCCTTGTCCCATGTAAGGACCCCCACCAACTCCCAAGCCCTTCTCCTCAGGAAGCCTGGCAACTCTGTAGTGCCTGTCTTGAACTCCATCTACCCtctcatctgagtttttgatcttagccattctgactggtgtgaggtggaatctcagggttgttttgacttgcatttctttgatgactaaggatgttgaacatttatttaggtgttTCATGGCCATTTggcattcttcagttgagaattctctgtttagctctgtaccccactttttaatagggttaattgatctctggagtctaacttcttgagctctttgtatatattggatattagccctctattgaatataggattggaaaagatcttttcccaatctgttggttgctgttttgtcttattgacagtgtcctttgccttacagaagctttgcaattttatgaagtcccatttgtcgattcttgatctcagagcataaggcattggtgttctgttcaggaaattttcccctgtgtccatgtgttcaggggttttccctactttctcttctattagatttactgtatctggttttatgtggaggtccttgatccacttggacttgacctttgtacaaggagataagaatggattgatttgcattcttctccatgctgaccttcagttgaaccaacaccatttgttgaaaatgaacatttgtctttttttcactggatggctttagctcttttgtcaaagatcaagtgaccataggtgtgtgggctcatttctggatcttcaattttattccactgatcttcctgtctgtctctgtaccaatattatgcagtttttatcactattgctctgtagtacagtttgaggtcagggatggtgattccccagaagttcttttattgttgagaatagtttttgctattctgggtttttgttatgCCAAATGAATTTtggaattgctctttctaactctatgaagaactgagttggaattttatggggattgcattaaatctgtagattgctatcagcaagatggccatttttactacattaatcctgccaatccatgagcatgggagatctttccatcttctgagatcttctttgatttctttcttcagagactcgaagttcttttcatacagatttttcacttgcttggttagattctcaccaaggtattttatattatttgtgactattgtgaagggtgttgtttccctaatttctttctcagcctgtttttctttgagtatagaaaggctactggtttgtttgagttgattttatagcCAGTCACAtcactaaagttgtttatcaggtttaggaattctctggtagagtttttggggtcacttaagtatactaccatgtcatctgcaaatagtgatattttgacttcttccttttagaccttcaaagaagacctaataccaatactcttcaaacttttccacaaaatagaaacagaaggaacactacccaattctttctattaaaccacaattatgcttatgcctaaaccatacaaagacctaacaaagagaacttcagaccaatttcccttatgaagaTTGATgcaaaaatcctcaataaaaattttcccaaaccgaatccaagaacacatcaaaacgatcattcaccatgatcaagtaggcttcatcccagggatacagagatggttcaatatatggaaatccatcaacataatgcactacacaaactcaaagaaaaaaaaccacatgatcatttcattagatgctgaaaaagcatttgaccaaattcaacatcccttcatgttaaaagtcttggaaagaacaggaattaaaGGCCcaaacctaaacatagtaaaagcaatgtacagcaaaTAAGTAGCCAACATCAGACTAAATAGAGAGAAGCTTGAAGCAATCCTATTAAAATCAGGGAGtacacaaggctgcccactctctccctacctattcaatatagcacttgaagttctagttaaagcaattagacaacaaaaagaagtcaaacggatacaaatgggaaaggaagaagttttCTACTATTTTCAAATAACACCTTTGCTAATTCATGACTATTTCCTTCtggatttatttttgtaattagcTTTATGGGTtgggtgtttaattttgattttaggGGATGATGGTTAGAGATAAGGTTGACCAAATTTATCCACTAATGGGTGTCTGATGAGAATGTAAGAGCTCATTATATCCCTGAGATTATCTAACAGAAAATCTTGGGAGGGTTtaattttggcttatagtttttGAGAGAACAGCCTGTGGTTTCTTGGCCCCATCTGCTTGGGTAGAGACATTCTGACAGTATAACCCCATGGACCTAGAATCACCAGAAGTGGCAATAGAAGTAGCTCTAGCTTTTATCAACCAGGCAGCCCCAGATAGTAAGAGAAAACTCCAAAGGGTTGAGAGTGCAGAGGAGAAGCAGACAAGGGCAGAGAAAGGTAGAGTAAAAAAAGGTGAAAGAGAAGAAGCAGCAGACTTGCAATCCAGCAATGCCTAAAACAGATTGCTTCCAGAGAAGGAGATAAAGGAGGCCCCAAAGATAGAGACCTCCCCCACTTGAAAAATCCTAAGAATAGAGGGGAAACCCATCAGCTTCCTCATAGTTAATAGAGATCAATAGTTTAAAATGACCTCCTGGTGGCagcagaaacaaaactaaaatgcCTAGAGGGGACTGGAGACCTCTTGGAGGCCCTGGGGAATTTGGACTATTGTGCCTCCAGTAAGAAGTTCCTACTCCACTAACCACAGGTGACCTCCCTAGATCTGAGTGATACATAATAAGGGAAGGTCAGAGGTAGTTCTCTGAGGCCAGAAAGGAATTTCTACACCAGCTTTGGAGTTGCCAGAAGTGACCCAGCCTTTTCATCTATTTGTAGACAAGAGATCTGAGATAGTGAAAGGGATTCTAGGCCCTGGGGCAGGCCAGTAGCCTACCTGTCAAAGAAATTAGACCCATTTGCCTGAGGCTGGCTCCCCTGTTTGTCCATCATCTGCCATGACCCTCATGGCTAAGGATGCTGACAACTGCCACCAGACAAAAGCCTGACCATTATCAATGCCTGTATGACTCATTACCAGTCTCTCCTCTTAAATCCTGGTAGCATGACCTTTAATGCCTCAACTCCTCTTAGCCCAGCTACTCTGCTGCCTGACCCAGACATTGATGGGCCACTGTGTGACTGCTCAGACATTTTGGCCCATATCCATGGGACCAGACCAGATCTTCAAGATACCCTCTTGTTGGATGCTGAGGGAACGTGATTTACCAATTGCAACAACTTCATTCAAAAAAGACGTATATGTACTCATGGGCTGTGGTGGTATCAGAGACTTAGACCATATAGGCCAAATCCCTGCCATGGGGGACATCAACACATATTAATAGGCCATATTAATAGCTTTAAAAATGTCCAAAGGCTAGAAATGGGCAAGAaactgaacatatatatatacaatacacaTTTGCCATAGCCATGTCCATGGGACCATCTACAGAGAAAGGGGTCTCTGTATAGCTGAGGGAAAGActatcaaaaacaacaaaaaaatttcctTCTTCCATATACATTAAAAGGTCCCAAAAAGTTGGCCATCATTCATTGCCCCAGCCTAATGCCtcagtagataaaaaaaaaaaaaaaaaaaaaaacagatggaaGATTTATTCTCCCTTAGGGGCTGGGTACGCGTATGCTGAGAAGGATTCATCCTTTCTCCCACATGAGTATGCAAAGGATGCAAGACATGATCAGACATGCACATGTCAGGATAAGAGACACTACCTCCAAAGTCACTGAAATTGTTAAAGACTACAAGGCCTGTCAGATCACTAATACAGTGGGCAGTGAAAAGAATTCTGGCTACAGGCTCTGTGGAAGAAGAACCAGAGCCTGCTGGGAAATTGACTTCATGGaagtaaaaccaaaaataattcgGATATACTTACTTGTGTTCATAGATATCTTTTCAGGCTGGACTGAGGCTTTTCCCACCAAGCATGAAACTACATCCATGGGCACAAAGAAACTTTTAGAGGACATATTGCCAACATATGGGTTTCTTTAAATGACAGTGTCAGTTAGTAGACCAGTCTTTGTGTcgcaggtaagtcagggactacCCAGTATTCTGGAGACTGATTAAAAGCTTTATTGTGCATACAGGCctcagagttcaggacaggtaaaaaagataaatagaatCCTAAAAGAGACCTAACACTAACCCCAATCCTAACCCTATTCCTTAACCTCCATTACCCCTCCCTCACATCACTCCTCTCCCACCCCTTACTGCCCCCCAACCCCTCCTCCCTCTACCCCTCCCctatgacacacttccttcaacaaggccacacctcctgatcttTCTCAAAACAGTTCACCAACTAAGGTCCAAGTATTCAAATACGAGCCTATAGGAGCCATTCTCATTAAaaaccacctctctctctctctctctctctctctctctctctctctctctctctctctgtccctctttgtGTGCAAAAATAGGCCATAATGCACAGTAGATGTCTAAGAAAACTTGCTGGAGTCAGTTTGTCATGTAGGTCTTGAGCACCAGCTGAAGTCCTCAGACTTGGTGGTGAGAGCCTTTAACTGAGTCCTCTTACCAGCTCTCAAAGGTCAGTCTCTTCATTCTTATATAGTGTCATATTTTTCAACAACAACATTATCTTGGACTAGGTAGAGAAGAAAATATTGCATTCTGAGTTTTTCTGTGATGGAAGTGTATTGCTTGTAGCTACTCTCAATATTCTGCCATTTTTAATGTTACTACATCCTAAGACAAAAACTGTATAACTCAGGTGACAGGTCATTATTACCAACCTTGGACTGCAAAGAGTCCATGAAGGAAAAAGGACAAATTGCATTCTACTTGTGTCTAACGAGGCTCTCAGGGACAATGGCCCTAGTGGCCATGGAGCCCTCTGAAGAGCTTGCCTTGtaactctcccagatgtccttcTGGTTCTAAGGGCTGAGTCACTGCTCCAGAGCTCCTACAGACAGTGACAACATCAATGACAAGTCCCCTCCCAACTCTTCTGGTGACATTgaggactgccatctgctctaaACATCAGGTCAGTAGGACTTCACCAGTAACTAACTGCATATTGGAGGTGAAGCCTTCTAGGGAGGCCCTTAGTTTTAAATGGAGCCATGGAAACAGTCCTGAGGTCACTACACATTCATTGTGATCATCCATTGTAACCAGCACTGTTCTTGTCAGGTGCTGGGGTCTGACGGTGGGTAGTCTAGGCTGGCAACATTTCTGTCCATACATTGTCATCATCCTTTCTGGTTTAATTCTTTAAGTTCAGCTCAGAGAACATAGCAAATAAGTCCTGACTTAGGACTTGTAGGAGCCTCTGTAGACAGGAGTCTAGAGCACAGCACACTGTCATTATTATCCTGGAAGGGGTTTTGGATGAGGCTGGTTTGGTCTGCCGAGCAAACACATGAGGAAGGTGCTACTGGTTCAGAGTATAGAGGACGGAGAGCTCATATTTTCTCTAAAGCGACATAGTAATGATGCCGAGGGTTCCACAGCACTGGACATCTATGGCAATCACTCAGTGTGGGTGGGagtattttctgttgttttacttttttattgttaatttagATTACTTGTGCAAAATAATggtttcatgatgtcatttttacaCATGTAGAAAATGTACTTTGATCACAAGCAAATCATTTCCTCTTTCACCACCTTTTGCATCTGCTCTGCCCTCCCTATCCCTTGAATTAGGTCTCCTTCTactttagtgttttaaaaattattatgcattaattattaaaagtaatacaattaattatttttaaaaagatagagtctctctctctataCATAGCTCTGGTTGTACTAAACTCTATGTAGACCTGTttagcctctaactcagagaaaTCTACTGGCCTCAGAAGTACTcagaagagctgggattaaaggtgtgcatcaccacatctgaccttacttatttgtttgtttgtttgtttgtttgtttgtctttgttttaaccCAGATTTCTccatttgaaaagaaatgtaGCTGGGTTGTGGTGACTACTTAGACTTAAATCTCAGCATTTAACCggaagaggcaagtggatctctgagagttcaaggtgaacctgatctacagagccagttccagagcAGCCTGAACTATAGAAAGAAACCCtgactacaaacaaacaaacaaacaaacaaacagaaatgtagTTTTCTGAGTCTAGCATATGTCACTTACTACGTTAAAAGTTTTCTATCCTCCTTTAAATGATCTAAatttgttcatatatttaaataaaacactgctgtgtgtatatacacaccaTAATTCATTTGTCCAGTAATCCATTGATAGGCATTCATAAGAAACTGGATGTAGCTTAGGCTGCTCTCAGACTGGCTCTGCGgctgatgaccttgaactgtgaTCCTGCACTTCTGCCTTCTGCACCCTCCCACCTAACTCTCCTTCATTTCTTAAGTCTGTGATTCCTAAAAGtcactcttttaaaaaacattagatGGTCAGGCATTGTGGTCATCTTCTAatgtacttgggaggcaaagtgAGGGGAATTCTAGGTCACCCTGGACAACGCAGGattccctgtctcaaagaacaaaaaacagacaTGGCCGACCAGTAACCCACCAACAGAAATTGTCATAACTAGTCCCGTGTCTTCCTGagatgggacacacacacataaacaggctATCAGACTGCACTGATAAAGAAGTGAAGCCACTGCACAGGGCAGAATGTTCATGCTTGCACCACCTCCTCTGACCTATTTCTCTGTTATTTTAATTGTCCAGTCTTCATCAGTATCTCCATGCACAGGATTTAATCATCTGCCAAGTCATATAGGCCAATGAGTGACACCAACCAGTCGAGCATCTCCGAGTTCCTCCTCCTGGGACTCTCCAGgcagccccagcagcagcagctcctcttcctgctcttcctcatCATGTACCTGGCCACTGTCCTGGGAAACCTGCTCATCATCCTGGCCATCAGCACAGACTCCCGTctgcacacccccatgtacttcttcctcagcaaCCTGTCCTTTGTGGATGTCTGCTTCTCCTCCACCACTGTCCCCAAGGTACTGGCCAACCACATACTCGGGAGTCAGACCATTTCCTTCTCTGGGTGTCTCACACAGATGTATTTCCTCTTCATGTTTGTGGACATGGACAATTTCCTGCTTGCtgtgatggcctatgaccgctttGTGGCCATATGCCACCCTCTACACTACACAACAAAGATGACCTCTAAGCTCTGTGTCCTGATGGTGGCTGGATCGTGGGTCACTGCCAATCTGAATGTCCTATTACACACTCTGCTTATGGCTCGACTCTCCTTCTGTGGGGACAATATCATCCCCCACTTCTTCTGTGATGTGACTCCCCTCCTGAAACTCTCCTGCTCAGACACACATCTCAATGAGCTGATGATTCTTACAGAGGGAGCTGTGATCATGGTCACCCCATTTGTCTGCATCCTGATCTCCTACATCCACATCACCTGTGCTGTCCTGAGAGTCTCATCCCCAAGGGGAGCATGGAAAGCCTTCTCCACCTGTGGCTCGCACCTGGCTGTGGTCTGCCTCTTCTATGGCACCATCATTGCTGTGTATTTCAACCCCTCCTCTGCCCACTCATCTGAGAAGGACACAGCAGCCACTGTGCTCTACACAGTGGTGACCCCCATGCTGAACCCTTTTATCTATAGTCTGAGGAACAGGGACCTGAAAGGGGCTCTACAAAAAGTTGTCCACAGAAGGACTTTTTTGTTTCAGTGAGAATGTTTGGACTGACCTTGTTCCCTACCATATTTCAGAGTCGAGCACAATTCAGCAATTGGACTGTGCTAGACTCAGTCGCAATACAATTTGGTTCTTAGTGGACCCCCGTCCACTCGGTGTCTGTGTATAATGGAGATTGGTCTTGCTTGTTTGGGGGGGGGCGTTCTAGGAATGTAACTGAGCACATGCTCACAAAGAGCCCCACTACACTGTATTCTGCAGACACTCATACTGACTATAAAGTCATTTTGTGTGCAGGTCAAGTCCTTATATTTTGtacgtctgtctgtctctcctgctGCGTGCTCATGTGTTTGCTCTGTTTGCAAATGTGTGAATAGAGGACAGAgctcaaccttgggtgtcatgtCTCCGGAGCTATACACCCTCTCTTTGAGACGGTGCCTCTCAGGGGACCATAGGCTCATTAATCATGCTAGACTGGATGGCCAGTGTaccccaggatcttctggttctCATCCCCTCAGCCCTGGGATTACAAAAGCATTCAACTGAGGCCTGCCTTTTACTTTGGTTCATAGGATTAAATCAGTCTCTCATGCTTAGAAGGGAAGTTGCTTACAGATTGAACCATCTGG
The nucleotide sequence above comes from Arvicanthis niloticus isolate mArvNil1 chromosome 6, mArvNil1.pat.X, whole genome shotgun sequence. Encoded proteins:
- the LOC117711060 gene encoding olfactory receptor 1f45-like, which encodes MSDTNQSSISEFLLLGLSRQPQQQQLLFLLFLIMYLATVLGNLLIILAISTDSRLHTPMYFFLSNLSFVDVCFSSTTVPKVLANHILGSQTISFSGCLTQMYFLFMFVDMDNFLLAVMAYDRFVAICHPLHYTTKMTSKLCVLMVAGSWVTANLNVLLHTLLMARLSFCGDNIIPHFFCDVTPLLKLSCSDTHLNELMILTEGAVIMVTPFVCILISYIHITCAVLRVSSPRGAWKAFSTCGSHLAVVCLFYGTIIAVYFNPSSAHSSEKDTAATVLYTVVTPMLNPFIYSLRNRDLKGALQKVVHRRTFLFQ